Proteins encoded by one window of Candidatus Paceibacterota bacterium:
- a CDS encoding DUF3298 domain-containing protein, whose product MSTPKDRGNLIVIFVAIALAALIYVFLSGPGAFHFGKLQSNGTSTAGTIFSQVATSSAGDIGVVSAQTQELDSADHLNISVSKPVVSIAGQDQVSQKINQDISQTIDAAVSDFKTSASDVTNEPSTSSVTIDFEVVYKNANQNILSIQLDQSFYSAGAAHPSHEVVSLNYNTKTGEKITLQSLFVPDVSYLSRLSEFSIQALQNKLGQDANMDTIQQGASPDADNFDVFFITSAGLRIVFNEYQVAPYSLGVQEITISYDDLKYLYDINGPLAPFYK is encoded by the coding sequence ATGTCCACTCCAAAAGATCGAGGTAATCTGATCGTTATTTTTGTAGCCATTGCCTTGGCGGCTTTAATCTACGTTTTTCTTTCGGGTCCGGGAGCTTTTCATTTTGGCAAACTCCAAAGCAATGGCACTTCGACTGCTGGAACCATTTTTTCTCAGGTGGCCACTTCTTCGGCGGGAGACATTGGGGTGGTTTCAGCTCAGACTCAAGAGCTGGATTCCGCTGACCATCTAAATATTTCGGTTTCAAAGCCCGTGGTGAGTATTGCCGGTCAAGATCAAGTGTCCCAAAAAATTAATCAAGACATTTCCCAGACAATTGATGCTGCCGTTTCAGATTTCAAAACCTCAGCCTCTGATGTTACAAACGAGCCAAGCACCAGCAGCGTCACTATTGATTTTGAGGTGGTGTACAAAAATGCCAATCAAAATATTCTTTCTATTCAGCTTGATCAGTCATTTTATTCGGCCGGCGCGGCTCATCCTAGTCATGAAGTGGTTTCTTTAAACTACAATACTAAAACTGGGGAAAAAATTACCTTGCAATCACTTTTTGTGCCAGATGTTTCATATTTGTCTCGTCTGTCTGAGTTTTCAATCCAGGCTCTTCAAAACAAGCTTGGCCAAGATGCCAACATGGATACTATTCAGCAAGGGGCTTCTCCAGACGCCGACAATTTTGATGTTTTCTTTATCACTTCTGCCGGATTACGGATCGTGTTCAATGAGTACCAGGTGGCGCCGTATTCATTGGGAGTACAGGAGATCACCATCTCCTACGACGACCTTAAATATTTGTACGATATAAATGGTCCGCTAGCCCCATTTTATAAATAA